The Triticum aestivum cultivar Chinese Spring chromosome 5A, IWGSC CS RefSeq v2.1, whole genome shotgun sequence genomic sequence CATCCTCGTAGTGCGATGGAACTAACCATATACGAATGAATTGAAGTAGCTAGAAAATAAAACTAAAGATATTTTTAAAAGAAATAATAATAAGTAAGAAGAATGGTGTCAAGGGAGGGAGGCTGGATCTAATGTGCAGCGGAGGACTGATCATTATGTATATACTTTGGCTGTGTTAAACAGTAGAAATATTTAAACGTTTGACCAATTTTTGCCATGTTAAACAGTACATAAATATGACATATGAGCATGTGCGGTGAACTGCTCACCTGTATATATTTTGGCTGTTCAGCATTGAGAAGATGACACTGATCCAAAATGATTATATCAATTTAGCATCATTTGTTCAGACGATGCCGAAATATTGTGAGTATAGAAATAAGACAAATATGACATACAGTACACTAAATGACGCCTTGAATTTCATAGAAGTCTGTTGGCCAAGTAATCAACAACGAAATTCTAAAATCAACCAAGAATTCTACCCTGCACTCAAATCTTCAGTTGACCAAATTATATATATCAAGATGAGAATAATGTACCATGATGCAAAAAAAAGATGGAACCAATATGCTACAGGAAGTTACTGAAACAACAAAGCAAATATGAATTATATCACCTAGAGTGGTCATCAACGGTGGCAGCAGCTTTTCCTTCAGCGCACTTGGTAATATAGCAGACAATCTAGACACTCCATGATTAGTTTCCAAATTCATAATTTCAATGAGAGAAAACAAGAATGGAAGCTACAAAATGTATCCATATCTACCTATGGGCAGGCTCACGGGTACTGCAGATTGTGTTAAAAAATCGTACTCTCTCCCTGTATTAATTAGTATGTTACTATAAGCAAAATAGGCAGCGGCAGTGCCTCAATAAGAATAATTATGCCATtcaaaaataataagaagaatcaTTATACAGGACACAATGGCATACATGGCAGCATGAAAATCACGGCTCACAAGATTCGGAGATATACATACCAACAAAAAGACAAAGAAAAGCTGAAGAACCACACCTGCATTAGTGCATCGTCCCGAGCACGACACAGATAGACGAACACCCTTGAGGTCGGGGCAGAGCGAGAATCCTACCAGGCCAGAGGCGTGCTCCAAATCAGGGACGCATGCATGCATACTGACACCTCCACAAGCTTGTCTGTGCAACCGCAGCTTCATTCGCTCTCGCAACTGCTCGGGTCGACGCAGCTGCGCAGCCGCTGCTCCATCCCCTCGCCGCTGCTCAGGTTGTTGTGGCCTTTCCTCTTTACCTTCGCTCCTCAACTTGTGCACCGCATTTGCCACCTAGTTTGGCCGCCCCCGCTGACCCGGGATCGTTCCAACGCAATATTTCCGTCGGTATTCTGAAAATCTGCAGAAGAGGTTGTGAAACATCATCAGCCATCAGGAGTGTACCCTGCATACAGAAGACCAAGATTGGTACGTGCATATAAAAATgaaaaaattatggatacatttGAACATACAGAAGACCAATCTAATTTGCTTGTAACAAAAAAAGATTATGTGTATCTTATATAAGAAGAAAATCTACACAAACAGAACAGGGAAAGAATGGAAGTTTCGTAGGCGAAATTGTATTTGTCCTTATACTGGCAGGAACAAGTAGAACTGTCTCAAACTACGACATGCAGGGTAGCACATCGAAAATAAAGGGACCACAATAAACATAAAAGCACTGAAGACAGAGAAAAATATACCCGCATTCTCCTTTCGAGAGTAAGTCTTACAAAGTAAGATCATCCAACTTCTTCTCAATTTTATTCTTCGCCTCCCGGAGTGCACCAGCTACATTTGCAGTCTGAAGAAGCAATCATGCATAAGAATACTCACAATGGACAACAATAAAACAAAGACGTTACACAAGCTCGGGAATTACGAACAGTAACATTTGCAAAAGAAATCAGAGATAACATTAGATTAGGATGCTTTTCTTTTAGGTGAGATAACATTAGATTTTTGGTAGGGATTTAGGACCATCTCTAAACCTAAACAACATTAATCAGAAAAGGTGGTGGGCTCTCCCTCTCAACCTCGGCGACATAGCCAGCCTACCTACATTCCTCAGAGTCACCTATCTTCAGCAACAAGGAAACAACATTCAGAAGACCCTAATTTCAAGCACTAATCCCCTGCTCGTGCTGCTGCCGGTGAGAGGAAGAACCCGGGCTCCAATTTCTGCAAATTGCGCTTGTTCATTAATTTCAAACGCAATTGATCATGTATTCTGCATAAATGTTGCAAAAAAGTTAACTGAATGTGTTCACCTCCAATGTCAAAGAAGTTAACTGAATGTTCTTGGTCTGGATAAACATGTTCTTCAGTTAACTGAATGTTAATAGAAGTTAACTGAATATTTGTAAATATTGCAATATGCCATTTAATTTACTGAATTGAGTTGAGTTGAGTTGTCATGCTGAAATGTTGCAATGTTGAtacaaaaaattcagttaacttttcAACAGAAGTTTGGAAAATTTCAAACATTGTTTGCTCCAGATTTTGGATGCTCTTGTTGCATTCAGATTATGAGAATGATTAAGGGTTCAGTAATCAGATTATCATTATGACCAGAACAGAGGAACAAATATCATGGTTAATGTGTAAAAAGAAATCAGAAAATGGAGTTACCCACTTGAAGTTATTGTAGTTACTCACTTGAAGTAACCAAAGAATAAAGTGTAAAGAATAAATTTTCAGAATAAGAATAAGAACAGGGGCCTGAGGATGTTCCCATCTGAATTCAATTATCACCAGTACTGTTCATACTGAATTTATATTGTATGTTTATCTACTGTATGTTCACCAATACTGAAAGCATACAAAGTGCAAGGCTAACTGAATGTATACTGTATGTTCACCTGCACCAATGGAAGCAACATCCAATCCTATGCAATACTCCATTCCTCCTCCAATCGCTGCACAAACCAATCTCTGCACAAAATCAGCTCACCTGCTTGCTTCAACAGACAGACATCACCTGTAAATTCAGAAGACAGCCTTCGCCGTGGGCGAGCGGGGAGCAGAAGCAgaagcggcagcgacggcgccagTGCAGCGAAGAGTGTAGATCCTCCATCATCAGCCCGCCAACTCAAGGAGCAAGACAAGCACGTGGCAGTGGCATGTGTGTGGAGCAAGTCTTTGTGTTCCCCATGCCCTGGTCGTCtttcccacgccgccgccgccggagctcgagGTCTGGAGGAGGTGCTCGAGGACGAGGAGCGGGTCATCGAGCGCCGCCGTCGAAGCCGGCAAGGCACGAGCTTTGCAGAAAAGGGGATCCCTTCCCTCTTGATCTCCTAGTGCGGACGGAGAGAATCAGCGAGACGAGGGGGAGAAGGCGGCCGGCGCGTGGCaaggcgacggagcaggcggcgaggCAGCGGAGCAGACAGCACGCGTGACGAGGCGACAGAGCAGGCGAGATGAGCTGTTGGTCGACCACGGCGGAGATCGGGAGCCCTCTTTCTCGGCGGAGAGGCAGCGGCTTGGCTTGCAGACAAGCGATGGATCGCCTGAGGCTAGCGAGGAGTCCGAAGGCGAGTGACGAGGGAAACGAGGCGCGGAGTAGCAGGACGTTGGGCTGGtcgacgagctcgcggcggcgcagGAACCCTAGCGCGTGCGAGGGTACCAGAGAGAGGATCCGCTCGCGTGAGGAGAGGGAGGGGAGCGGTTCgtgcgtggggtggggtggggggaggggacaAAAAAACCGgcaaaaaaaaccagcgaaaagaAACCGGACGAAAATTGTGGGACAAAAATAAAGCCGAAACGCAGCCTACCAACTGAGACGTTAGGAGTAGAGATGCATCAGGTTATAAAGGTCATTGGACTTGTACACGTGATGCGTCGATTAAAGGAGACACCCTCTTGATGCATCGTCTTTTTTTGGATGGACTTGGATGCATTGGTTGAtgcatataaatagaacaacaatgcTATATGTACGATGAAACTTCATCCGACGCAGGTACGATTAGCGACAAAAAACAGTTTCTCGGCCATAGCAtacaacatatatcatgtgtctAGACGTACAAGTTTCGGACAAAAAAAAAGTCATACCGAACAAGTGAACGGGTGGAGACACCCCGACCCCCGTGCCGCCCACCCCAGGCGACATGGGGGGGCCCAAAGCCGTGTCGCCGCTGCTCCAAGACGCCTCTCTCGCGTCGCCGCCGCTGAAGGGGATGCCGGCGAAGCCCGCGCATGCCCAGGGAAGGTGGCTGCGGGACGCTCCTGCCTTCTAATGGCGTCGCGGTGTGGGAGCCTTGGGTGCGGGGCGAGCTCCAATCCAGGTCTTCCGACgttcctcctggtcggccgcagTGCCATCTCTAGCTATTCCTTCCGCGGTAGCGCCTCCCTCCTCTTGCCCTTCCTTCCACAGTAGTGCCTCCCTCCTCATTCACTCGTGGCGACATGCGTGATTTCGGGCGGCGGTCCTATACTTGGGGGCCACGACGGAGTGCTCCCGCGTGCGTCGGCGCCTCTTGCCGCTCATCCGCCCGGTGCTAGCCGATGCTGTGAGCCCTGGCTGCTGCTTTGGTGTGCCGGTGGCTAGTCTGCGTGATGGTGCTGCAGGTGGGCCCGATTTGGGCGTGCATCCTTATGCTAGGTTGTAGTGTAGATCTTGCGGTCTTTGGCAGCGTGGTGTCGTGCACATGGTGGATGCTAACGTGTCTGCTTCGATACCGATGGGCGTGGGCCTATGTTCTCCTGCGTCCATGCCTCACTAGCATTCTCCCGTAGCAGCTTCAGCCCCGGTGCTCAAAACGTTGCGTCCTTTTCGGTTTCTTGGCTCGCCGGCATCTTGGCGACTCTGGCATCCTCAGTCCAGACATGTGTCGCTGACGCTTCGACAACCCTCGCATCTCGTGTGTGGGCTCTCTACACCTTGTCGTCGCCTCTCTGACCACGACTGCCACCCCTTGCTTCACCTCTCCTCCGCCGGGTCCAATGCTCGTGCACCCGGCGGTCCTCGTTGCCATCCCTCGGCGGCGGGCATAGCTCTCCTTATGACGTGGCGACCCCACCTTCCGACCTATTCCCGTCAATGGATCTTGTCCGGCGGCTTTGGGATTGTTCGGACATAGGCCAGGAAGAAATCCCTGCTTGACTTGCTGATGCTAGCAGCGGCTACACTAGCGGGTGCCATCCCCATCCTGGAGACGTTGCCATGGCCTTTCTTCGTGCCCCTCTTCAAGTGCCGGAAAAACCCCAGGTCTGGTTTCACGGATCGGATGGCGGCAACGTCATGACGTTCTTTACCTTCATGAAGGCGTCGTCTTTGTTTCTCGTGTTGTGCCCTGTGATGAATTTTGAGATTTGGGACACCACTTCGGTTCAGGGCGTTTTCTTTGCTAGGGTAGTTTTGTGCTATGGTGTGGCTTTTGTTTGGGCCAAGCATCTCATTCCTCTTTGTTCTTGGCATCATGTTGTTTACCCCATCTTGTGGTTGTTTCAAGCGTCGTACCTCAATTGTACTCATTTCTACTTCTTAAAGACACGCAGCTTTGCGTATTCAAGAAAAGAAAGTCGTACCCACATAATTTTCGTACAGTAAATATTATTTTTTCATCGTTTCATACAGTAAATATAGAGCACTTTATTCCTTAACATGTTAATCACATCAGCGTATGACCGATGTAACATAAATGTAATCAGATGGGTAAGTATCTATTCTATATATACTTGTATAAAAGTGTAGATAGATCCACCATCAGGCACTCAGGCATCGCCCAAATCCACCATGAGAGTTGTGCTGTCCCCTTTCTCCACCGTGAAGGTCTTGAGCATCCGACACCCCGTCGCCGTGGTGACCTCGACGAAGTATCTGCCGTGGAAGCCCCTGAACATGAAGTTCCCATCGCCGTCGGCGCTCCCTCGCACGTCCGTCTTCCATTCCCTCTGGAGGTTCAGGAACATCTGGCCAGCTTCGTTGACGGTGCCGTCGGCGTCGACGAGCCAGGCGTCCTGCCGCCACATCGTGCCCTGCATGAACCCCCAGAACACGACGCCCTCCACCGCTGGGTGCGCGTATGCCTCCCGGAGCACCACCTCCAGGTCCTTGGCGCGGAGGCTCACGTCGGGCTCGGACACGTCCAGCTCCGTGAACCAGATGGGCACGCCGGTGGTGGCGAGCCTGTCGAGCGCGGCGCAGATGACCTCACCGATCGGGTTGCTCACGTGGCCCTGCAGTCCGATGCCGCGCACCACCGCGCCGCAGCTCTGCAGCCATGCGACCTGCTCGGCGTACTTGTCGGGGGTCGCGTTGGGGTCGTTGCCGCACTCCACGTTGAAGTCGTTGACGAAGAGCGCGGGCTCCGGGTCCAGCCGCGCCACCTCCTTGAACATGAACGCCGGCACGTGGTCGTCGCCGAGGCGGTCCCGGAAGAATTGGCCGTGCAGCATCTCGTTGTTGACGTCGTAGTGCGGGAACTTGCCGGCGTAGCGGGACACCAGGCCTTCGAGGCGGCTCTGGACGGCGGACCTGAGCTGGTCCTTGTCGAGGTTCTTGACCCACTGCTGCACGTCGCCGTCGACGGACCAGAAGACGCAGTGGCCGCGGACGCTCTTGCCGAGGCGGTCGCAGAAGGCGAGGAGCGCGTCGGCGTCGGCGTAGTTGAGCTGGCCCTGCTGCGCCTCGGTGTGGTACCActtgagctcgttctcgaagacgGCCCAGTCGAAGTGGTTGGTGAAGAAGTCGAGGAAGGCCGGCTTCTGGATGACGGACGTGTTGATGCATGACCCGAAGGGGAAGGCGTTGTCCAACTGCACCACGCGCACGGACGCCGCCGCTCCGGTCTGCCTTCCCAGCTTCAGAATCACGTCCCTCTTGCGCGCCTGCATCAACGGAGCTCGTATGATGCATGCACGTCCATGCCAAAAAAAAAAGTATGCATGCATGCAGGTGGTTACGTGGATGCATGCTCACCTTGTCAGTCTTGTCCTTGAGCTGCCTGAAGCGCGCCTTGTGATCCACCGGGAAGACGCGGACATCCATGACCTTGATGTCGACGCCGGCGGGGGCGCCGTGGACGTAAACCGCGGCGCTGCGCGGCTCCGTCCTGAGGCGGAAGGCGCCCATGATCTCCGTCCACCCGCCAGCCACGGCGCAGACCGCGCCACACTCCACCTGCAGGCTCTCATTCTCATCATCGTCCGTAGTGACACCAAGGTTGACGCGCACCGGGTGGCTCGTCCCCCACGCCGCGCCTGCGCCCAGGCTGATCCACCCGGCCACGCGGTACGTGACCCCAGGCTTCACGACGCCCGTCGTGATAGTCTGCCGCAGGCCATCCTTCTCATGGGCGCGGCCCGCCACGAGGACGTACCGGCCGCTGGGCTTGCTGCCATCCACGCTGACGGGGAGCATTGCCGTCTGCTCCTCATTGTGCACGGACAGCGTCGTCATGCCGGCGAGGCTATCGTCCACGTTCACGTCCTGAAACAAGCACACATGTGTACCATGCAAATGAATGAGCTAGACTCATGAACTCATCGTATGTACAGTAATATATACTCGAGCGATCATGTGCTACCAGGCTTCCGCTAGCAAAGTAGGAGCACATACCTGTCTGCCTGCCATCTATCTTACGCGAGCCGACTGACCGAGAGTTCTGAAGAGCGAAACAAGCAGAGCTAGCTAGGTAGCTCTTTCTGTTGTGGTCTGCACTCTGCACTGCAGCTCTTTCCAGTGGCTGCGGTATTTAAAGGGAAATTTTGGCGGCGGCCGTCGATGTCTCGAGATGGATACAGACAGACACAGTTGAGTCGTATCACAATCACAATCTAAAGAGTAACGGTGAAGAGTAGCAACGAACCAGGCACAAACCGGAAGCAACGAACGCTCTGTGTATGCTGCTGCTcttgagtctctctctctctctctctctttctctggtaTGCTGCTGCTCTTGAGTGACACTGAAGATTGCACAACACGAAAGGTAGCTAGCCAAAGGCCGCCCTCGCCACCGTATATTTCACTTGCATATATGTCGGCGGCCGGCCGGTTACGATCGACGGTGTAACTAATTCGTGATTTGTTGAAGCGTAGAGCGTTGGAATGCATGGCTTCACGGGACAAAAAACGGCTAAAAGCGTGTAACCGGTCTGTGCTAGAGTATGGACACGACGATTGTGCCCGAATCTTGCCTGCTCGATCGACCGGTCTAATTAATCACGTTAAGCAACGGCCACAAGCATGCACGCACGCGCGCGCGAGCGATCGATCAATTCATATTTTCGTCGCGATGAAGAGTAGAATCGTCCGTTGCGGCGCAAGCAAGCAACGCGCCGTGCACATAGAAGACTGTCCATTTTGGAAGGCGTGATCTGCTCCGATCGAGTGGAACAACACAGAAACACAATATATGCCGACCTACCGAATCCATAGTACACTTCCTGTGCACAGATCGAGTTGCTACACCCACCAACAGTGGCGGAGGCAGAAAATTTTGATTAGGGGAGCCAAGTGCCACTGAAATAGACTGGGGAGGGCCAATCCATAGGAAAATAGATGTTTAGTAGTAAAAAAAATTCTAATTCAGCACTAATCACCAATAATTTAGTAGTAAATTCATGTTGTTAGGGGGGGCCAGGGCCCGTGCTGGCACCCCCTGTCTCTGCCACTGCCCACCAATCCATgtactttctttttctttttctacttTTTTTAAGCAAGCGATAGTAACTTAGCTCGGCCTTTTTTTAATTTGGAAGAAGATTATTGATCGGTTAATAATAAAAATTGGTCGAAAACCGATACAAACGAATCACAAGCACACCAGTCCCACGGCCGTGTCTCAAATGAGGCGAGGACTCCGTCACCCGAAGCGGACCGAGACAACATCTTGCTTCATGACACAGAGTCACCACTCCGGCTTACAAACTACA encodes the following:
- the LOC123108051 gene encoding endo-1,4-beta-xylanase 3-like, whose translation is MAGRQDVNVDDSLAGMTTLSVHNEEQTAMLPVSVDGSKPSGRYVLVAGRAHEKDGLRQTITTGVVKPGVTYRVAGWISLGAGAAWGTSHPVRVNLGVTTDDDENESLQVECGAVCAVAGGWTEIMGAFRLRTEPRSAAVYVHGAPAGVDIKVMDVRVFPVDHKARFRQLKDKTDKARKRDVILKLGRQTGAAASVRVVQLDNAFPFGSCINTSVIQKPAFLDFFTNHFDWAVFENELKWYHTEAQQGQLNYADADALLAFCDRLGKSVRGHCVFWSVDGDVQQWVKNLDKDQLRSAVQSRLEGLVSRYAGKFPHYDVNNEMLHGQFFRDRLGDDHVPAFMFKEVARLDPEPALFVNDFNVECGNDPNATPDKYAEQVAWLQSCGAVVRGIGLQGHVSNPIGEVICAALDRLATTGVPIWFTELDVSEPDVSLRAKDLEVVLREAYAHPAVEGVVFWGFMQGTMWRQDAWLVDADGTVNEAGQMFLNLQREWKTDVRGSADGDGNFMFRGFHGRYFVEVTTATGCRMLKTFTVEKGDSTTLMVDLGDA